From one Bacteroides fragilis NCTC 9343 genomic stretch:
- a CDS encoding ribonuclease H1 domain-containing protein has product MGKQKFYVVWDGVTPGIYTSWTECQLQVKGYDSAKYKSFDNREEAERAFAASPYAYIGKNAKKKTTGPSTEMLPAAVIENSLAVDAACSGNPGPMEYRGVHVASRQEIFHFGPMKGTNNIGEFLALVHGLALLKQKGFDMPIYSDSANAISWVKQKKCKTKLSRTAETEALFVLIERAEKWLKENKYTTPILKWETREWGEIPADFGRK; this is encoded by the coding sequence ATGGGCAAACAAAAATTTTACGTTGTATGGGATGGAGTCACTCCTGGTATTTATACCTCCTGGACCGAATGTCAGCTTCAGGTGAAGGGATATGACAGTGCCAAATATAAATCTTTTGATAACCGGGAAGAAGCAGAACGAGCTTTCGCTGCATCACCTTATGCTTATATTGGTAAAAATGCAAAGAAAAAAACAACCGGACCTTCCACTGAGATGCTACCGGCAGCAGTCATAGAAAACAGCCTCGCTGTGGACGCTGCATGCAGTGGCAATCCGGGCCCGATGGAGTATCGTGGTGTCCACGTGGCAAGCCGGCAAGAAATTTTTCATTTCGGCCCGATGAAAGGTACCAACAATATCGGCGAGTTTCTGGCACTCGTACACGGTCTTGCTTTGCTGAAGCAGAAAGGGTTCGACATGCCAATCTATAGCGACAGTGCAAACGCAATCAGTTGGGTGAAACAAAAAAAATGCAAGACGAAACTCTCCCGTACGGCAGAAACTGAAGCCCTGTTTGTATTGATAGAACGCGCAGAAAAATGGCTTAAAGAAAATAAGTATACCACTCCCATATTGAAATGGGAAACCAGAGAATGGGGAGAAATCCCGGCAGACTTCGGAAGAAAATAG
- a CDS encoding nitroreductase family protein: MKKSFEEALKHRRTYYSITNQSPVSDEEIERIVNLAVTHVPSAFNSQSTRVVLLLGENHKKLWHIVKETLRKIVPPEVFKTTEAKIDNSFASGYGTVLFFEDQSVVKGLQEAFSSYKDNFPGWSLQTSAMHQLAVWTMLEDVGFGASLQHYNPLIDEEVRHTWHLPEEWHLIAEMPFGLPVQGPGDKDFKDLDTRVKVFK; encoded by the coding sequence ATGAAAAAATCCTTCGAAGAGGCCCTCAAACACAGAAGGACCTATTATTCGATAACAAACCAGTCTCCGGTTTCTGATGAGGAAATAGAGCGGATTGTCAATTTAGCTGTCACTCATGTGCCTTCTGCTTTCAACTCTCAATCGACTCGTGTAGTGCTATTGTTGGGTGAGAATCATAAGAAATTATGGCATATCGTAAAAGAAACATTGCGAAAGATCGTCCCACCGGAAGTTTTTAAAACGACGGAAGCCAAAATCGACAACTCTTTTGCAAGCGGATACGGAACTGTTTTATTCTTCGAAGATCAGTCGGTCGTTAAGGGATTGCAGGAAGCATTCAGCAGTTATAAGGATAACTTCCCCGGGTGGTCGCTGCAGACTTCTGCGATGCATCAGCTGGCTGTATGGACGATGTTGGAAGATGTCGGCTTCGGAGCTTCTTTGCAACATTACAATCCGCTGATCGATGAAGAAGTACGCCATACCTGGCATTTGCCTGAAGAGTGGCATCTGATTGCCGAAATGCCGTTTGGACTTCCGGTACAGGGACCTGGCGATAAAGATTTTAAAGATTTGGATACCCGGGTCAAGGTATTTAAATAA
- a CDS encoding shikimate kinase translates to MIRIFLTGYMGAGKTTLGKALARELHIPFIDLDWYIEERFHKTVGELFSERGEASFRELEKNMLHEVGEFEDVVISTGGGAPCFFDNMEYMNRVGTTVFLDVDPKVLFSRLRVAKQQRPILQGKKDDELLDFIVQALEKRAPFYRQANYIYCADKLEDRSQIETSVQQLRKLLNLHIAS, encoded by the coding sequence ATGATCCGTATATTTCTGACCGGCTATATGGGAGCCGGAAAAACCACGTTAGGAAAGGCTCTCGCACGAGAACTGCACATCCCATTTATCGATTTGGACTGGTATATTGAAGAGCGTTTTCACAAAACGGTCGGAGAGTTGTTTTCTGAACGGGGAGAAGCCAGTTTTAGGGAACTTGAAAAGAACATGCTACATGAAGTAGGTGAGTTTGAGGATGTGGTGATCTCTACAGGAGGAGGGGCGCCTTGCTTTTTCGATAACATGGAGTATATGAATCGGGTGGGGACTACCGTCTTTCTGGATGTAGACCCCAAGGTATTGTTTAGCCGGTTGCGGGTTGCCAAACAACAGCGCCCTATATTGCAGGGGAAGAAAGATGACGAACTACTTGATTTTATCGTACAGGCACTCGAAAAACGTGCGCCTTTTTATCGTCAGGCTAATTATATCTATTGTGCAGACAAACTGGAAGACCGTAGTCAGATTGAAACATCCGTGCAACAACTGCGTAAACTTTTGAACTTACATATAGCAAGCTAA
- a CDS encoding tetratricopeptide repeat protein: METLKEKFEALAHRIQSSGKPAAAWFPQFTPVTLLNAENWWEALAVCEYALDTHEDEALTAGFFELIFSAYDCNVEVDLNEEEYAYWWEKVISVCDRVAVFNGAGWSQKGAQYSEARYGKRDLSLLFPCYEKAAEMGSPEAEATVAYWRYMGFYCEQDRAEGERRFAALSSPEALLWGKYYRAYAEQHTGSKEKALLMRKELLDELPEGHRLRAHVYAAMGDALDIEEGSVAEEAACYEKSLELVPNLYSLKNLATLYFRYPELGKQKELAFELWEKAWHAGVWSAANFLGYNYQEEEWLDMPKAIEWLEKGMLYCESYCAYELALIYLYNDEYKNVERGLMCLQRCVDDNYVEAIETLANVYFNGELVEENISYACQLLERAIELGSGSAAYRIGWMYERGLLSEEPDYQKAMEYYEKAVSMDSADGYARAALYLANGYSGVTDAGKSKAYYEKAAELGSCFAMVELAFLYENGEVVEQSYEKAFDLLQKAAGQEYPYAMYRVGLYLDRGVIGEPRPEEAFAWYAKAAERGDGDAIFALGRCYKNGIGTEENPDKALEWFTKGAENNEPRCLTEMGLAYEYGSGIEENPHQAVEYMTKAAEQNYGYAQFKMGDYFFFGYGACPEDNKQAVEWYEKAVANDIPLAMLRMGEYYLYDYDKLNESEKAFSYFKKAAEAECYNEGLGICYEMGIGVEDNETEAFKYYTLAAGSGNVMSMYRTGLCYYNGVGVKQNYTEAYRWFNDAAGNDNVASYYYLGKMLMYGEGCVPDAEAGLQWLMKAAEHNSDKAQFELGNAYLMGNGVEENDEIAMEWFEKAAENGNAKALKITGRRQR; encoded by the coding sequence ATGGAAACTTTAAAAGAGAAATTCGAAGCCCTGGCCCATCGTATCCAATCATCCGGAAAACCGGCTGCCGCATGGTTCCCTCAATTTACACCTGTCACTTTGTTGAACGCCGAAAATTGGTGGGAAGCACTTGCTGTGTGCGAATATGCCTTGGACACCCATGAGGACGAAGCACTGACAGCCGGATTTTTTGAATTAATATTCAGTGCATACGATTGTAACGTAGAAGTGGATCTTAATGAGGAAGAGTATGCCTACTGGTGGGAGAAAGTGATCAGTGTATGCGATCGTGTGGCTGTATTCAACGGTGCCGGGTGGTCACAGAAAGGTGCACAATATTCGGAAGCCCGTTATGGGAAACGTGATCTCAGCCTGTTATTCCCTTGCTATGAAAAAGCGGCGGAAATGGGAAGCCCGGAAGCAGAGGCAACCGTTGCTTATTGGCGTTATATGGGTTTCTACTGCGAACAGGATAGGGCAGAAGGAGAGCGTCGATTTGCAGCTTTATCCTCACCCGAAGCTTTGCTATGGGGAAAATATTACCGGGCTTATGCCGAGCAGCACACCGGCAGTAAAGAGAAAGCCCTGCTTATGCGAAAAGAGTTGCTTGACGAACTTCCCGAAGGCCATCGCCTGCGTGCCCATGTATATGCCGCGATGGGCGACGCACTTGATATAGAAGAAGGAAGTGTGGCTGAAGAAGCGGCATGCTATGAGAAGTCGCTGGAACTTGTTCCTAATCTATATTCTTTAAAAAATCTGGCAACTCTCTATTTCCGCTATCCGGAACTAGGGAAGCAAAAAGAGCTGGCGTTTGAGTTGTGGGAGAAAGCCTGGCATGCAGGTGTATGGTCTGCAGCTAATTTCCTTGGATATAACTATCAGGAAGAAGAGTGGCTCGATATGCCTAAAGCCATTGAATGGCTGGAGAAAGGGATGCTTTATTGTGAATCATATTGTGCCTATGAATTAGCATTGATCTATCTTTATAATGATGAGTATAAGAATGTGGAACGTGGGTTGATGTGCCTGCAGCGCTGTGTCGACGACAATTATGTAGAAGCTATCGAGACGCTTGCCAATGTTTATTTCAACGGTGAATTGGTGGAAGAGAATATCTCGTATGCCTGTCAGTTGTTGGAGAGAGCTATCGAGCTGGGGTCCGGTAGTGCAGCCTATCGTATCGGCTGGATGTATGAGCGTGGATTGCTTTCTGAAGAACCGGATTATCAGAAGGCTATGGAGTATTATGAAAAAGCTGTGTCTATGGACAGTGCTGACGGGTATGCACGGGCGGCTCTTTATTTGGCTAATGGTTATTCCGGAGTTACGGATGCCGGGAAGTCAAAGGCCTATTATGAAAAAGCGGCAGAGCTGGGTTCATGTTTTGCAATGGTAGAATTGGCATTCTTATACGAAAATGGTGAGGTGGTAGAACAAAGTTATGAGAAAGCTTTCGACTTGCTCCAAAAAGCTGCCGGACAGGAGTATCCTTATGCGATGTATCGTGTAGGACTTTATTTGGATAGGGGAGTCATCGGTGAGCCACGGCCCGAAGAAGCGTTTGCATGGTATGCAAAGGCAGCCGAACGGGGAGATGGAGATGCGATCTTCGCTCTTGGGCGTTGCTATAAGAATGGAATTGGTACGGAAGAGAATCCGGATAAGGCTCTTGAATGGTTTACTAAGGGTGCAGAGAATAACGAACCCCGTTGTCTTACAGAAATGGGGTTGGCTTATGAATACGGTAGTGGGATAGAAGAGAATCCTCATCAAGCTGTTGAATATATGACAAAGGCTGCCGAACAAAATTATGGTTATGCCCAATTTAAAATGGGAGACTACTTTTTCTTTGGTTACGGTGCCTGTCCCGAAGATAACAAACAAGCTGTGGAATGGTACGAGAAGGCTGTTGCAAATGATATACCTTTGGCTATGTTGCGTATGGGTGAATATTACCTTTACGATTATGACAAACTGAATGAGTCGGAGAAAGCTTTCAGCTACTTCAAGAAAGCGGCTGAAGCAGAATGTTATAATGAAGGGCTGGGAATCTGCTACGAGATGGGTATCGGTGTGGAAGACAATGAAACAGAGGCATTCAAATATTATACTTTGGCTGCGGGCAGTGGCAATGTTATGAGTATGTATCGCACCGGATTGTGTTATTACAACGGAGTAGGTGTAAAACAGAATTATACAGAAGCTTACCGATGGTTTAATGATGCCGCCGGAAATGACAATGTGGCTTCGTATTATTATTTAGGTAAGATGCTGATGTATGGCGAAGGCTGTGTGCCCGATGCGGAAGCAGGGCTTCAATGGTTGATGAAAGCTGCTGAGCATAATAGTGACAAGGCGCAGTTCGAATTGGGCAATGCCTATTTGATGGGTAATGGAGTAGAGGAGAATGATGAGATCGCTATGGAGTGGTTTGAGAAAGCAGCCGAAAACGGAAACGCGAAAGCCTTGAAAATTACTGGAAGAAGACAACGATAA
- a CDS encoding HSP90 family protein: MEKEGNNLFQVNLKGMIALLSEHIYSNPNTFVRELLQNSVDAITALHNIDENYSGRIDVFLNGDGSMVFQDNGIGLKEEEVYRFLTVIGESSKRDTPDADDFIGRFGIGLLSCFVVTNEIRVESRSAMGGNPVCWCGKVDGTYQTTFPDEEWEIGSRVVLRPKNEWAHLFEYEVFKKILVNYGEVLPYPVYLHGGEEEELVNTPSPVWLDPKATRKELLDYGTKVFQSSALDAFPIRTEHGRIEGVLYVLPFRTQFSVRNSHKVYLKRMLLSEDDCNLLPSWAFFIRCLVNADGLLSTASRESFVSNDSLKDARKEIGVAIKEYLRALVQNNRSVFNKILDVHHFHIKAIASEDNELLRLFMDYLPFETNKGIRSFGSIRSSNNTIYYTRNLEDFRQVRRIAGAQGRLVVNAAYTFDETLLKKYIRLNQELSLEEISPARLLEEFAEVEGNKEHRSFETKASELLKRFGCICRLKHFTPVDTPVIFVAEEKEENSKVANNPLAAVLGSVNAKKRLPPTLTFNADNEMVQTLLRIQGDNKLFQHVVHILYVQSLLQGKYPVNSEEMELFNHSLSELMTAKMNDFINFLN, encoded by the coding sequence ATGGAAAAAGAAGGTAATAATCTGTTTCAGGTCAATCTTAAAGGTATGATTGCCCTGTTGTCAGAGCATATTTATAGTAATCCGAATACTTTTGTCCGGGAGTTATTGCAAAATAGTGTGGATGCCATCACTGCATTGCACAACATCGATGAAAATTACTCCGGACGTATTGATGTCTTCCTGAATGGGGATGGCTCGATGGTCTTTCAGGACAATGGAATCGGACTGAAGGAAGAGGAGGTATACCGTTTCCTCACAGTGATAGGTGAAAGTTCAAAGAGAGACACTCCCGATGCCGACGATTTTATCGGTCGGTTTGGTATCGGCTTGTTGTCTTGTTTTGTGGTGACCAATGAAATCAGGGTAGAGAGCCGGTCGGCAATGGGGGGAAATCCTGTTTGCTGGTGCGGAAAGGTGGACGGTACTTATCAGACTACTTTCCCCGATGAAGAGTGGGAGATCGGTTCAAGGGTTGTGTTGAGGCCTAAAAATGAATGGGCTCATCTGTTCGAATACGAAGTGTTTAAAAAGATATTGGTAAATTATGGAGAAGTCTTGCCATATCCTGTCTATTTACATGGTGGAGAAGAAGAAGAGTTGGTTAATACCCCATCGCCCGTCTGGCTTGATCCGAAAGCTACCCGGAAAGAGTTATTGGATTATGGGACAAAGGTCTTCCAATCGTCTGCCCTGGATGCATTTCCTATACGGACAGAGCATGGACGGATAGAAGGTGTACTCTATGTATTGCCTTTCCGTACGCAATTCTCTGTGCGTAATTCGCATAAAGTATATCTGAAGCGGATGTTGCTTAGTGAGGACGATTGCAATCTGTTGCCTTCTTGGGCATTTTTTATTCGTTGCCTGGTGAATGCCGACGGACTGCTTTCCACAGCCTCCCGCGAATCATTTGTCAGCAACGATTCATTGAAAGATGCCCGGAAAGAGATTGGGGTCGCTATCAAGGAATATCTCCGGGCTTTGGTGCAGAACAATCGGTCCGTTTTTAATAAAATACTGGATGTTCATCACTTTCACATTAAAGCCATTGCTTCGGAAGATAATGAGTTACTTCGTCTGTTTATGGATTATCTTCCGTTTGAGACGAATAAGGGAATAAGAAGTTTCGGTAGTATCCGTTCGTCAAATAATACTATTTATTATACACGCAATCTGGAAGATTTCAGGCAAGTGCGCAGAATAGCCGGTGCACAAGGCAGGCTGGTAGTTAATGCTGCTTATACATTCGATGAAACGTTGTTGAAAAAATATATCCGGCTTAATCAAGAATTGTCTTTAGAGGAGATTTCACCTGCCCGTCTGTTGGAAGAGTTTGCCGAAGTAGAGGGTAATAAAGAGCACCGGTCTTTTGAAACGAAAGCCAGTGAACTTTTGAAACGTTTTGGGTGTATTTGCCGGTTGAAGCATTTCACTCCGGTGGATACTCCGGTTATATTCGTAGCCGAAGAAAAAGAAGAGAACAGTAAAGTCGCCAATAATCCGTTGGCGGCGGTATTGGGCTCGGTAAATGCCAAAAAACGTTTGCCACCCACATTGACTTTCAATGCCGACAATGAGATGGTGCAGACATTGCTGAGAATCCAGGGAGACAACAAGTTGTTTCAGCATGTTGTGCACATTCTGTATGTACAATCGCTTTTGCAAGGAAAATATCCCGTGAACAGTGAGGAGATGGAACTTTTCAATCACTCTCTTTCTGAATTGATGACTGCCAAAATGAATGATTTTATAAACTTTCTCAATTAA
- the speA gene encoding biosynthetic arginine decarboxylase, with amino-acid sequence MRKWRIEDSEELYNITGWGTSYFGINDKGHVVVTPRKDGVAVDLKELVDELQLRDVAAPMLVRFPDILDNRIEKTAYCFKQASEEYGYKAQNFIIYPIKVNQMRPVVEEIISHGKKFNLGLEAGSKPELHAVIAVNTDSDSLIICNGYKDESYIELALLAQKMGKRIFLVVEKMNELKLIARMAKQLNVQPNIGIRIKLASSGSGKWEESGGDASKFGLTSSELLEALDFLESKGMKDCLKLIHFHIGSQVTKIRRIKTALREASQFYVQLHAMGFNVEFVDIGGGLGVDYDGTRSSSSESSVNYSIQEYVNDSISTLVDASDKNGIPHPNIITESGRALTAHHSVLIFEVLETATLPQWDDEEEIAPDAHELVQELYGIWDTLNQNKMLEAWHDAQQIREEALDLFSHGIVDLKTRAQIERLYWSITREINQIAGGLKHAPDEFRGLSKLLADKYFCNFSLFQSLPDSWAIDQIFPIMPIQRLDEKPDRSATLQDITCDSDGKIANFISTRNVAHYMPVHSLKQKEPYYVAVFLVGAYQEILGDMHNLFGDTNAVHVSVNEKGYNIEQIIDGETVAEVLDYVQYSPKKLVRTLETWVTKSVKEGKISVEEGKEFLSNYRSGLYGYTYLE; translated from the coding sequence ATGAGAAAGTGGCGTATTGAAGATTCTGAAGAACTTTACAACATCACAGGTTGGGGGACTTCATACTTTGGTATTAATGACAAGGGTCATGTTGTTGTTACACCGCGGAAAGATGGCGTAGCCGTCGATTTGAAAGAATTGGTCGACGAGTTGCAGTTGCGTGATGTAGCGGCTCCGATGCTCGTACGTTTTCCGGATATTTTGGATAACCGTATTGAAAAGACTGCCTATTGTTTTAAACAGGCATCTGAAGAATATGGATATAAAGCCCAGAATTTTATCATCTATCCGATTAAAGTGAACCAGATGCGCCCGGTTGTTGAAGAAATAATCAGCCACGGCAAGAAATTTAATCTGGGACTTGAAGCCGGTTCCAAACCGGAATTGCATGCTGTAATTGCCGTCAATACCGATTCTGACTCTCTTATTATCTGTAATGGATATAAAGACGAAAGCTATATCGAGCTTGCTTTGCTGGCACAAAAAATGGGTAAGCGCATTTTCTTGGTCGTTGAGAAAATGAATGAACTGAAACTGATTGCCCGCATGGCAAAACAGTTGAATGTGCAGCCTAATATCGGTATTCGTATCAAACTGGCTTCTTCGGGAAGCGGCAAGTGGGAGGAGTCCGGAGGGGATGCCAGCAAGTTTGGTTTGACTTCCAGCGAACTGCTCGAAGCACTCGATTTCCTCGAGAGTAAGGGAATGAAGGACTGCCTGAAACTGATCCATTTCCATATCGGAAGCCAAGTGACAAAGATACGTCGCATCAAAACAGCATTGCGGGAAGCCTCTCAATTTTATGTGCAGCTTCATGCAATGGGATTCAATGTTGAATTTGTTGATATTGGCGGAGGGCTTGGAGTCGATTATGACGGAACCCGTTCGTCAAGCAGCGAGAGTAGCGTGAACTACTCTATTCAGGAGTATGTCAACGACTCTATTTCTACGTTGGTAGATGCCAGTGATAAAAACGGTATTCCCCATCCTAATATCATCACGGAGAGTGGCCGGGCCTTGACAGCACATCATTCTGTGTTGATTTTCGAGGTGCTCGAAACGGCTACTTTACCTCAATGGGATGATGAAGAAGAGATTGCTCCGGATGCACACGAACTGGTACAAGAACTTTATGGTATCTGGGATACGCTGAACCAGAATAAGATGCTCGAGGCGTGGCATGATGCCCAGCAGATACGTGAAGAAGCACTTGATTTGTTCAGTCATGGAATTGTGGACCTGAAAACGCGTGCTCAGATCGAACGTCTTTATTGGTCAATTACTCGCGAAATCAATCAAATAGCCGGTGGGTTGAAACATGCCCCCGATGAATTCCGTGGATTGTCCAAGTTGTTGGCCGATAAATATTTCTGTAATTTTTCACTTTTCCAATCACTGCCGGATTCTTGGGCAATCGACCAGATTTTTCCGATTATGCCCATTCAGCGTCTGGATGAGAAGCCGGATCGTTCGGCCACTTTGCAAGATATAACCTGTGATTCCGATGGGAAAATAGCCAATTTTATCTCTACCAGGAATGTGGCACACTATATGCCGGTTCATAGCTTGAAGCAGAAAGAGCCTTATTATGTTGCGGTATTCTTGGTAGGAGCTTATCAGGAAATTCTGGGTGATATGCATAACTTGTTTGGAGATACAAATGCAGTACACGTTTCTGTCAATGAGAAGGGATATAACATTGAACAGATTATTGATGGTGAGACGGTTGCCGAAGTGCTTGACTATGTACAATATAGCCCGAAGAAACTGGTTCGAACCCTGGAAACATGGGTGACAAAGTCCGTTAAAGAGGGAAAAATTTCGGTAGAAGAAGGTAAAGAATTCCTTTCCAACTATCGTTCGGGATTGTATGGATACACTTATCTTGAATAA
- the argB gene encoding acetylglutamate kinase, protein MKEKLTVIKVGGKIVEEEATLNQLLNDFAAIEGHKVLVHGGGRSATKIAAQLGIDSKMVNGRRITDAETLKVVTMVYGGLVNKNIVAGLQARGVNALGLTGADMNVIRSMKRPVKEVDYGFVGDVERVDSTLLSDLIHKGVVPVMAPLTHDGQGNMLNTNADTIAGETAKALSAIFDVTLVYCFEKKGVLRDENDDESVIPQINHAEFQRYIAEGVIQGGMIPKLENSFEAINAGVSEVVITLASAIHTDGGTRIKK, encoded by the coding sequence ATGAAGGAAAAACTGACAGTCATTAAAGTCGGAGGTAAGATTGTAGAAGAAGAAGCTACATTAAATCAGTTGTTGAATGATTTTGCAGCCATTGAAGGGCATAAAGTGCTGGTGCATGGAGGCGGACGTTCGGCAACGAAAATAGCCGCGCAACTGGGTATAGACAGCAAAATGGTTAATGGCCGCCGTATCACTGATGCTGAGACATTGAAGGTGGTGACTATGGTTTATGGCGGGCTGGTGAACAAAAATATCGTAGCCGGATTGCAAGCTCGCGGTGTCAATGCTTTGGGATTGACCGGGGCGGATATGAATGTAATCCGTTCAATGAAGCGTCCTGTGAAAGAGGTTGATTATGGTTTTGTAGGGGACGTAGAGCGTGTGGATTCTACGCTACTTTCCGATCTGATTCATAAAGGTGTTGTTCCTGTGATGGCGCCGTTGACGCATGACGGACAAGGGAATATGCTCAATACGAATGCAGATACCATTGCCGGAGAAACAGCAAAAGCCCTTTCTGCTATTTTTGATGTGACTTTGGTTTATTGTTTCGAAAAGAAAGGCGTGCTTCGTGATGAAAATGACGATGAGAGTGTCATCCCCCAAATTAATCATGCCGAGTTTCAACGCTACATTGCCGAGGGGGTTATTCAGGGAGGAATGATACCGAAGCTTGAAAATTCTTTTGAGGCAATTAATGCAGGTGTGTCTGAGGTTGTAATTACCTTAGCATCAGCTATTCATACAGATGGGGGAACTCGGATAAAAAAATAA
- a CDS encoding RNA polymerase sigma factor: protein MQEISFRDDILPLKDKLFRLALRITFDRAEAEDVVQDTMIRVWNKREEWTQFGSIEAYCLTVAKNLAIDRSQKKEAQNVELTPEMEEESEISGPYDQLVNNERMSIIHRLINELPEKQRLIMQLRDIEGESYKEIAKILNLTEEQVKVNLFRARQKVKQRYLEIDEYGL, encoded by the coding sequence ATGCAAGAAATCAGCTTCCGAGACGACATATTGCCATTGAAGGATAAACTCTTTCGTTTGGCACTCCGAATCACTTTCGACAGGGCCGAAGCAGAGGATGTTGTTCAGGATACGATGATTAGAGTGTGGAATAAACGTGAAGAGTGGACACAATTCGGATCTATAGAGGCATATTGCCTGACTGTAGCAAAAAATCTGGCTATAGACAGAAGCCAAAAAAAAGAAGCTCAGAATGTAGAACTCACACCTGAAATGGAAGAAGAATCCGAAATATCCGGGCCTTATGATCAATTGGTCAATAATGAACGGATGTCGATTATCCATCGTCTGATTAACGAACTTCCTGAGAAGCAACGGCTCATTATGCAGTTGAGGGATATAGAAGGAGAGAGCTATAAAGAAATAGCAAAAATCTTGAATCTGACAGAGGAACAGGTAAAAGTGAATCTTTTCAGAGCAAGACAAAAGGTAAAACAAAGGTATTTAGAGATTGATGAATATGGATTATAA
- a CDS encoding DUF4252 domain-containing protein, giving the protein MKSVLLMCWMALLSVAVSAQDFASRFMAEHQADSNLTCVTISPKMMEEIMKSDAEKDKEVLDMISNLKSMQVLTSDVEGKKYFNAALKVVEKNSGRFESFLSFKDKSENCQIMVRKKKSTIVELVMLMHEKNHFAVVNFTGNMSPEFIAQIKRHFHLL; this is encoded by the coding sequence ATGAAGAGCGTTCTTTTAATGTGCTGGATGGCATTGCTGTCTGTGGCTGTTTCGGCCCAGGACTTTGCTTCACGTTTCATGGCTGAACATCAGGCAGATTCCAATCTGACTTGTGTTACGATCAGTCCGAAAATGATGGAGGAGATTATGAAAAGCGATGCTGAAAAAGATAAGGAGGTGCTGGATATGATCTCTAATCTCAAAAGCATGCAGGTGCTTACTTCTGATGTGGAAGGAAAAAAGTATTTCAATGCAGCTTTGAAGGTGGTAGAGAAGAATTCCGGTCGGTTTGAATCGTTTCTTTCTTTTAAGGACAAATCTGAGAATTGTCAGATTATGGTTCGTAAGAAAAAAAGTACGATTGTTGAACTGGTGATGTTGATGCACGAAAAGAATCACTTTGCTGTGGTAAACTTTACGGGGAATATGAGTCCGGAGTTTATTGCACAAATAAAAAGACATTTTCATTTGCTTTAA
- a CDS encoding head GIN domain-containing protein: protein MKKYILSSLTITFLLLSITACSQGKQISGSSNYITKNIKVGSFDQIKSMSSSDIVYTQKQGAPTVQIYGPDNIVELMETSVSGRTLTIKFKKNTSIRNSGKLEIRVSSPSLKHLSIYGSGNTTFTNGIKSHDELQMSIYGSGNISGNSFSCTKLAARIYGSGNVNLKRISTSDTQVNISGSGNVLLDGKSTEAEYHIAGSGDINATELKVENVNARISGSGSIRCYATENLTGGVSGSGNVAYKGNPQINFSKRGLQKL from the coding sequence ATGAAAAAATATATACTATCGAGTCTTACAATTACTTTTTTGTTACTCAGCATCACAGCCTGTTCGCAAGGAAAGCAAATCAGTGGAAGTTCCAACTACATCACTAAAAATATAAAAGTCGGTTCATTCGACCAAATAAAATCGATGAGTAGTTCGGATATTGTTTATACACAAAAACAGGGCGCCCCCACCGTTCAGATTTATGGCCCCGACAATATAGTTGAATTGATGGAAACCTCTGTCAGCGGTCGAACATTAACGATTAAATTCAAAAAGAATACCTCCATCCGTAATAGTGGGAAACTCGAGATCAGAGTATCTTCTCCATCATTAAAACACTTATCTATATATGGATCGGGAAATACCACTTTTACAAATGGAATAAAAAGCCATGATGAACTGCAAATGTCTATTTATGGCTCGGGAAACATCAGCGGAAACAGTTTCTCATGCACAAAACTGGCAGCACGTATTTACGGTTCAGGAAATGTCAACCTGAAAAGAATCAGTACATCCGACACCCAAGTAAACATTTCCGGCTCGGGAAATGTACTGCTAGACGGCAAATCGACCGAGGCCGAATATCACATTGCCGGTTCGGGAGACATTAATGCTACCGAATTAAAAGTAGAGAATGTCAATGCACGTATTAGCGGTTCGGGCAGTATAAGATGTTACGCCACAGAAAATCTGACAGGAGGAGTCAGTGGCAGTGGAAACGTAGCCTATAAAGGCAACCCGCAAATAAACTTTTCTAAAAGAGGACTACAGAAACTCTAA